Proteins encoded together in one Gemmatimonadales bacterium window:
- a CDS encoding CsbD family protein: MPKRDITQEGLEDSAQGKAKQVKGRVKDAAGGLTGDTSMQVEGKVDQAKGKVQDAAGKVERHFGKNRRSSP; the protein is encoded by the coding sequence AGGAAGGGCTGGAGGATTCGGCCCAGGGCAAGGCGAAGCAGGTGAAGGGGCGGGTAAAGGATGCGGCCGGCGGACTGACCGGCGATACGTCGATGCAGGTCGAAGGCAAGGTGGACCAGGCGAAAGGCAAGGTGCAGGACGCGGCCGGCAAGGTGGAGCGGCATTTCGGGAAGAACCGGCGTTCATCACCGTAG